The Artemia franciscana unplaced genomic scaffold, ASM3288406v1 Scaffold_284, whole genome shotgun sequence genome includes a window with the following:
- the LOC136043030 gene encoding zinc finger protein 233-like isoform X2 encodes MGRFRPKNQVLEVENYLADESEKPSHYPNHVLSPKFEDVSLLNLPSISGPRKLEHDTHESKFICSTNEGHFPPHVPGLHLQGNTLLAFSKNKSRSGFSNASKSESEPFKCEVCDKTFSQTRNLKTHQRVHTGEKPFKCNVCIKGFSQLGGLKRHQRVHTGEKPFKCDVCDKTFSLAANLNAHQRVHTGEKPFKCDVCDKMFSHATNLNAHQRIHMDEKPFNCDVCDKTFSQASHLIRHQRVHTGEKPFKCDICKKCFSELGSLKQHQRVHTGETPFNCDFCDKTFSQARNLKNHQRVHTGEKPPKCDICDKTFSRASDLNRHQRVHTGEKPFKCNVYKKCREV; translated from the exons aaGTTGAAAATTATTTAGCAGATGAAAGTGAAAAGCCCTCCCACTATCCAAACCATGTTTTGTCACCGAAATTTGAAGATGTTTCCTTGCTTAATTTACCTAGCATTTCAGGACCAAGGAAACTTGAACACGACACCCATGAATCGAAATTCATATGTTCTACCAATGAAG gtCACTTTCCGCCACACGTACCTGGACTACATCTACAAGGAAATACGTTACTAGCTTTTTCAAAGAATAAATCTAGAAGCGGCTTCTCAAATGCATCTAAATCAGAATCTGAACCATTTAAGTGTGAAGTTTGTGACAAAACCTTTTCTCAAACACGAAATTTGAAAACCCATCAAAGAGTGCATACGGGTGAGAAACCATTTAAATGCAATGTGTGTATAAAAGGCTTTTCTCAACTGGGTGGATTAAAAAGGCACCAAAGAGTGCATACGGGTGAgaaaccatttaaatgtgatGTTTGTGACAAGACGTTTTCTCTCGCTGCAAATTTGAACGCACATCAAAGAGTGCATAcaggtgagaaaccgtttaaatgtgatgtatgtgaCAAGATGTTTTCTCACGCTACAAATTTGAACGCACATCAAAGAATTCACATGGATGAGAAACCATTTAATTGTGATGTTTGTGACAAAACCTTTTCTCAAGCATCACATTTGATCCGGCACCAAAGAGTACATACAGGTGAGAAGCCGTTTAAATGcgatatatgtaaaaaatgtttttctgaaCTGGGCAGTTTGAAGCAGCACCAAAGGGTACATACGGGTGAGACACCGTTTAATTGTGATTTTTGTGACAAAACCTTTTCTCAAGCACGAAATTTGAAAAACCATCAAAGAGTGCATACGGGTGAGAAGCCACCCAAGTGTGATATTTGTGACAAAACATTTTCTCGAGCATCAGATTTGAACCGGCACCAAAGAGTTCATACGGGTGAAAAGCCGTTTAAATGCAATGTATACAAAAAGTGCAGGGAAGTTTGA
- the LOC136043030 gene encoding zinc finger protein 233-like isoform X1, translated as MTDLITVFEDSFIKNEVENYLADESEKPSHYPNHVLSPKFEDVSLLNLPSISGPRKLEHDTHESKFICSTNEGHFPPHVPGLHLQGNTLLAFSKNKSRSGFSNASKSESEPFKCEVCDKTFSQTRNLKTHQRVHTGEKPFKCNVCIKGFSQLGGLKRHQRVHTGEKPFKCDVCDKTFSLAANLNAHQRVHTGEKPFKCDVCDKMFSHATNLNAHQRIHMDEKPFNCDVCDKTFSQASHLIRHQRVHTGEKPFKCDICKKCFSELGSLKQHQRVHTGETPFNCDFCDKTFSQARNLKNHQRVHTGEKPPKCDICDKTFSRASDLNRHQRVHTGEKPFKCNVYKKCREV; from the exons aaGTTGAAAATTATTTAGCAGATGAAAGTGAAAAGCCCTCCCACTATCCAAACCATGTTTTGTCACCGAAATTTGAAGATGTTTCCTTGCTTAATTTACCTAGCATTTCAGGACCAAGGAAACTTGAACACGACACCCATGAATCGAAATTCATATGTTCTACCAATGAAG gtCACTTTCCGCCACACGTACCTGGACTACATCTACAAGGAAATACGTTACTAGCTTTTTCAAAGAATAAATCTAGAAGCGGCTTCTCAAATGCATCTAAATCAGAATCTGAACCATTTAAGTGTGAAGTTTGTGACAAAACCTTTTCTCAAACACGAAATTTGAAAACCCATCAAAGAGTGCATACGGGTGAGAAACCATTTAAATGCAATGTGTGTATAAAAGGCTTTTCTCAACTGGGTGGATTAAAAAGGCACCAAAGAGTGCATACGGGTGAgaaaccatttaaatgtgatGTTTGTGACAAGACGTTTTCTCTCGCTGCAAATTTGAACGCACATCAAAGAGTGCATAcaggtgagaaaccgtttaaatgtgatgtatgtgaCAAGATGTTTTCTCACGCTACAAATTTGAACGCACATCAAAGAATTCACATGGATGAGAAACCATTTAATTGTGATGTTTGTGACAAAACCTTTTCTCAAGCATCACATTTGATCCGGCACCAAAGAGTACATACAGGTGAGAAGCCGTTTAAATGcgatatatgtaaaaaatgtttttctgaaCTGGGCAGTTTGAAGCAGCACCAAAGGGTACATACGGGTGAGACACCGTTTAATTGTGATTTTTGTGACAAAACCTTTTCTCAAGCACGAAATTTGAAAAACCATCAAAGAGTGCATACGGGTGAGAAGCCACCCAAGTGTGATATTTGTGACAAAACATTTTCTCGAGCATCAGATTTGAACCGGCACCAAAGAGTTCATACGGGTGAAAAGCCGTTTAAATGCAATGTATACAAAAAGTGCAGGGAAGTTTGA
- the LOC136043030 gene encoding zinc finger protein 235-like isoform X5 — MTDLITVFEDSFIKNGHFPPHVPGLHLQGNTLLAFSKNKSRSGFSNASKSESEPFKCEVCDKTFSQTRNLKTHQRVHTGEKPFKCNVCIKGFSQLGGLKRHQRVHTGEKPFKCDVCDKTFSLAANLNAHQRVHTGEKPFKCDVCDKMFSHATNLNAHQRIHMDEKPFNCDVCDKTFSQASHLIRHQRVHTGEKPFKCDICKKCFSELGSLKQHQRVHTGETPFNCDFCDKTFSQARNLKNHQRVHTGEKPPKCDICDKTFSRASDLNRHQRVHTGEKPFKCNVYKKCREV, encoded by the coding sequence gtCACTTTCCGCCACACGTACCTGGACTACATCTACAAGGAAATACGTTACTAGCTTTTTCAAAGAATAAATCTAGAAGCGGCTTCTCAAATGCATCTAAATCAGAATCTGAACCATTTAAGTGTGAAGTTTGTGACAAAACCTTTTCTCAAACACGAAATTTGAAAACCCATCAAAGAGTGCATACGGGTGAGAAACCATTTAAATGCAATGTGTGTATAAAAGGCTTTTCTCAACTGGGTGGATTAAAAAGGCACCAAAGAGTGCATACGGGTGAgaaaccatttaaatgtgatGTTTGTGACAAGACGTTTTCTCTCGCTGCAAATTTGAACGCACATCAAAGAGTGCATAcaggtgagaaaccgtttaaatgtgatgtatgtgaCAAGATGTTTTCTCACGCTACAAATTTGAACGCACATCAAAGAATTCACATGGATGAGAAACCATTTAATTGTGATGTTTGTGACAAAACCTTTTCTCAAGCATCACATTTGATCCGGCACCAAAGAGTACATACAGGTGAGAAGCCGTTTAAATGcgatatatgtaaaaaatgtttttctgaaCTGGGCAGTTTGAAGCAGCACCAAAGGGTACATACGGGTGAGACACCGTTTAATTGTGATTTTTGTGACAAAACCTTTTCTCAAGCACGAAATTTGAAAAACCATCAAAGAGTGCATACGGGTGAGAAGCCACCCAAGTGTGATATTTGTGACAAAACATTTTCTCGAGCATCAGATTTGAACCGGCACCAAAGAGTTCATACGGGTGAAAAGCCGTTTAAATGCAATGTATACAAAAAGTGCAGGGAAGTTTGA
- the LOC136043030 gene encoding zinc finger protein 233-like isoform X4 yields the protein MGRFRPKNQVLGPRKLEHDTHESKFICSTNEGHFPPHVPGLHLQGNTLLAFSKNKSRSGFSNASKSESEPFKCEVCDKTFSQTRNLKTHQRVHTGEKPFKCNVCIKGFSQLGGLKRHQRVHTGEKPFKCDVCDKTFSLAANLNAHQRVHTGEKPFKCDVCDKMFSHATNLNAHQRIHMDEKPFNCDVCDKTFSQASHLIRHQRVHTGEKPFKCDICKKCFSELGSLKQHQRVHTGETPFNCDFCDKTFSQARNLKNHQRVHTGEKPPKCDICDKTFSRASDLNRHQRVHTGEKPFKCNVYKKCREV from the exons GACCAAGGAAACTTGAACACGACACCCATGAATCGAAATTCATATGTTCTACCAATGAAG gtCACTTTCCGCCACACGTACCTGGACTACATCTACAAGGAAATACGTTACTAGCTTTTTCAAAGAATAAATCTAGAAGCGGCTTCTCAAATGCATCTAAATCAGAATCTGAACCATTTAAGTGTGAAGTTTGTGACAAAACCTTTTCTCAAACACGAAATTTGAAAACCCATCAAAGAGTGCATACGGGTGAGAAACCATTTAAATGCAATGTGTGTATAAAAGGCTTTTCTCAACTGGGTGGATTAAAAAGGCACCAAAGAGTGCATACGGGTGAgaaaccatttaaatgtgatGTTTGTGACAAGACGTTTTCTCTCGCTGCAAATTTGAACGCACATCAAAGAGTGCATAcaggtgagaaaccgtttaaatgtgatgtatgtgaCAAGATGTTTTCTCACGCTACAAATTTGAACGCACATCAAAGAATTCACATGGATGAGAAACCATTTAATTGTGATGTTTGTGACAAAACCTTTTCTCAAGCATCACATTTGATCCGGCACCAAAGAGTACATACAGGTGAGAAGCCGTTTAAATGcgatatatgtaaaaaatgtttttctgaaCTGGGCAGTTTGAAGCAGCACCAAAGGGTACATACGGGTGAGACACCGTTTAATTGTGATTTTTGTGACAAAACCTTTTCTCAAGCACGAAATTTGAAAAACCATCAAAGAGTGCATACGGGTGAGAAGCCACCCAAGTGTGATATTTGTGACAAAACATTTTCTCGAGCATCAGATTTGAACCGGCACCAAAGAGTTCATACGGGTGAAAAGCCGTTTAAATGCAATGTATACAAAAAGTGCAGGGAAGTTTGA
- the LOC136043030 gene encoding zinc finger protein 233-like isoform X3 — protein MTDLITVFEDSFIKNGPRKLEHDTHESKFICSTNEGHFPPHVPGLHLQGNTLLAFSKNKSRSGFSNASKSESEPFKCEVCDKTFSQTRNLKTHQRVHTGEKPFKCNVCIKGFSQLGGLKRHQRVHTGEKPFKCDVCDKTFSLAANLNAHQRVHTGEKPFKCDVCDKMFSHATNLNAHQRIHMDEKPFNCDVCDKTFSQASHLIRHQRVHTGEKPFKCDICKKCFSELGSLKQHQRVHTGETPFNCDFCDKTFSQARNLKNHQRVHTGEKPPKCDICDKTFSRASDLNRHQRVHTGEKPFKCNVYKKCREV, from the exons GACCAAGGAAACTTGAACACGACACCCATGAATCGAAATTCATATGTTCTACCAATGAAG gtCACTTTCCGCCACACGTACCTGGACTACATCTACAAGGAAATACGTTACTAGCTTTTTCAAAGAATAAATCTAGAAGCGGCTTCTCAAATGCATCTAAATCAGAATCTGAACCATTTAAGTGTGAAGTTTGTGACAAAACCTTTTCTCAAACACGAAATTTGAAAACCCATCAAAGAGTGCATACGGGTGAGAAACCATTTAAATGCAATGTGTGTATAAAAGGCTTTTCTCAACTGGGTGGATTAAAAAGGCACCAAAGAGTGCATACGGGTGAgaaaccatttaaatgtgatGTTTGTGACAAGACGTTTTCTCTCGCTGCAAATTTGAACGCACATCAAAGAGTGCATAcaggtgagaaaccgtttaaatgtgatgtatgtgaCAAGATGTTTTCTCACGCTACAAATTTGAACGCACATCAAAGAATTCACATGGATGAGAAACCATTTAATTGTGATGTTTGTGACAAAACCTTTTCTCAAGCATCACATTTGATCCGGCACCAAAGAGTACATACAGGTGAGAAGCCGTTTAAATGcgatatatgtaaaaaatgtttttctgaaCTGGGCAGTTTGAAGCAGCACCAAAGGGTACATACGGGTGAGACACCGTTTAATTGTGATTTTTGTGACAAAACCTTTTCTCAAGCACGAAATTTGAAAAACCATCAAAGAGTGCATACGGGTGAGAAGCCACCCAAGTGTGATATTTGTGACAAAACATTTTCTCGAGCATCAGATTTGAACCGGCACCAAAGAGTTCATACGGGTGAAAAGCCGTTTAAATGCAATGTATACAAAAAGTGCAGGGAAGTTTGA